A DNA window from Aspergillus nidulans FGSC A4 chromosome I contains the following coding sequences:
- a CDS encoding ATP-dependent 3'-5' DNA helicase (transcript_id=CADANIAT00007106), which yields MARQKTKKTASFTGAGPAENRNHAERTSSQHNLTTGVSGCALQVQQSAEDTNAARQKRKLDETVSETLNSQENIDDNVAPVEEESAQSKIAGSMSATKQPGKRRKSAASSERQQQPRKPSPPWPDHFKHLSRTHRALNLIYTFCCTRKHFATTFDNIKKAVQAQTGTELTIEDIARVRVLIPRAVRFEYVNEARLDVLSAGEREVKGWGGAIDNGNGDEMNGEADAKLDGVMYALLFEFLDGDLKKEKKSLTSGTRDKDEDLRMPVYSQKQMLGLIEKRNGKFADAVDAFLVRCEDEGVDAVERLEREKDGFIPVLPDIGSKEGLADGLSSKVRGPIPKDRKTMAEIIEEIRCLDWYTGQIVPDGHRAFDAQPAIYGDLRFALSQDLVNALYNTKGITRFYSHQAEAINHLHDGKNVIVSTSTSSGKSLIYQVPMLHELEQDSDSRGMYIFPTKALAQDQKRSMQELLQYLNSLQGTMVETFDGDTPMANRNLIRDEARIIFTNPDMLHITILPQESSWRTFLQNLKFVVVDELHVYNGLFGSHVALIMRRLRRICAAVGNRHVRFISCSATVANPEEHMRAIFGVDDVQLIDFDGSPCGRKEFLCWNTPFKDPGDPTSGRGDSVAEAARLFCQLILRGARVIAFCRIRKLCEVLLQAVRSECNRLERPEVGNMIMGYRGGYSPQDRRRIEAEMFQGQLLGIVATNALELGVDIGSLDAVITLGFPYSISNLRQQSGRAGRRNKDSLSILIGERYPTDQFYMRNPEELFSKPNCELQVDLTNELVLEGHVQCAAFELPIKPDDDQIYFGPQLSEFASTRLVRDAMGFYHCHERFRPQPSRCVPIRDTEDQHFAVIDTTNARNVVLEEVEASRAFFTLYEGGIFLHQGQTYLVKELNPDRFFARVVCVTVDWNTMQRDFTDIDPVETEHMRLITSSSPTKATKITDSSSTRSLEREKERAIRAFFGPIRIHAIVYGFFKIDKRGRVLDAVAVDNPPITIMTKGMWLDVPKVALDILESRRLNIAAAIHAAEHAILSLLPSFVISSPGDVRTECKVAKKELGKDLQKVVRRGGGVGDQDNIPVLKPPHRQRPARLTFYDAKGGSCGSGIARKAFEFIDSLLKRAVARIEACACVTPKGCLECVCDERCKEMNSVMSKAGAGVVLRCLLGWEVDVEALPWGEIDQDDGGEMGELAGGLETVVLAREVPYRGSE from the coding sequence ATGGCCCGACAGAAGACAAAAAAGACGGCATCATTCACTGGCGCTGGACCCGCTGAGAATAGAAACCATGCTGAGCGAACCAGCAGCCAACATAATCTGACCACTGGCGTGTCGGGATGCGCGCTGCAAGTGCAACAAAGCGCAGAGGATACAAATGCTGCGAGACAGAAACGTAAACTTGACGAGACGGTCTCTGAAACTCTGAATTCTCAAGAGAATATTGATGACAATGTAGCCCccgtggaagaagaatctGCACAAAGCAAGATCGCGGGTTCAATGAGCGCGACAAAGCAGCCCGGCAAGAGGCGCAAATCGGCGGCGAGCTCTGAAAGGCAGCAACAACCGCGGAAGCCATCCCCTCCATGGCCAGATCATTTCAAACACTTATCTCGGACCCACCGGGCCTTGAATCTAATCTACACCTTCTGCTGCACGCGGAAACACTTCGCGACGACATTCGACAATATCAAGAAGGCTGTACAAGCGCAGACAGGGACAGAACTTACAATCGAGGATATTGCGCGAGTACGTGTCCTTATACCGCGGGCTGTGAGATTCGAGTATGTGAATGAGGCGAGGCTGGATGTTTTGAGTgctggagagagagaggtCAAGGGGTGGGGCGGGGCCATCGATAATGGAAATGGAGATGAAATGAATGGTGAGGCGGATGCGAAATTAGACGGCGTCATGTACGCGTTGTTATTCGAGTTTCTGGATGGAGacttgaagaaggagaagaaaagtCTTACTTCAGGGACCAGAGACAAAGACGAGGATCTGAGGATGCCGGTTTACagccagaagcagatgctgggTCTGATTGAGAAGCGGAATGGAAAGTTCGCAGACGCAGTTGATGCGTTTCTTGTCAGgtgcgaggatgaaggggtTGACGCTGTCGAGCggctggaaagagagaaggatggATTTATCCCTGTTCTTCCTGACATTGGGTCTAAGGAAGGGCTTGCAGATGGTCTGTCGTCGAAAGTTAGAGGGCCAATCCCTAAGGACCGCAAGACGATGGCGGAGATTATTGAAGAGATACGCTGTCTGGACTGGTATACAGGGCAGATTGTACCTGATGGACATAGGGCATTCGATGCCCAGCCGGCTATTTATGGGGATTTAAGATTTGCGCTCTCGCAGGATCTTGTCAATGCTCTATACAACACGAAGGGCATAACGCGGTTCTATTCGCATCAAGCGGAGGCAATAAATCATCTCCACGACGGGAAAAATGTCATTGTCTCAACATCGACCAGCTCCGGAAAGTCGCTGATTTACCAGGTTCCAATGCTGCACGAACTCGAGCAGGACTCGGACAGCAGGGGCATGTACATATTTCCTACGAAGGCCCTTGCGCAGGACCAGAAACGCAGTatgcaggagctgctgcagtATCTGAACAGTTTACAGGGAACGATGGTGGAAACATTCGATGGCGACACGCCCATGGCGAATCGTAATCTTATTCGTGATGAAGCGCGCATCATCTTCACGAACCCGGATATGCTGCACATTACAATCCTTCCGCAGGAGAGCTCGTGGCGGACtttcctccagaatctcaaATTTGTGGTCGTCGACGAACTTCACGTCTACAACGGACTATTCGGATCTCATGTTGCGCTCATCATGCGTCGCCTGCGCCGGATATGTGCTGCTGTCGGAAACCGGCATGTCCGATTTATATCCTGCTCAGCAACGGTTGCTAACCCAGAAGAACATATGCGGGCAATCTTCGGCGTCGACGATGTGCAACTGATTGATTTTGACGGTTCTCCCTGCGGCCGGAAGGAGTTTCTTTGCTGGAACACGCCGTTCAAAGACCCTGGTGATCCCACATCTGGACGTGGCGATAGCGTTGCCGAAGCCGCACGGCTCTTCTGTCAACTTATTCTCCGTGGCGCGCGAGTGATTGCCTTCTGCCGTATCCGCAAGCTATGCGAAGTTCTACTCCAGGCGGTCCGGAGCGAATGCAATCGTCTCGAGCGGCCAGAGGTCGGGAATATGATAATGGGCTACCGCGGCGGCTACAGCCCCCAGGACAGGAGAAGAATTGAAGCGGAGATGTTCCAGGGTCAGTTACTCGGCATCGTGGCAACCAATGCCCTCGAACTAGGCGTTGACATCGGCTCCCTGGATGCGGTCATTACACTTGGCTTTCCGTACTCGATTTCAAATTTGCGCCAGCAGAGCGGCCGCGCTGGACGCAGAAACAAGGACAGCCTTTCCATTCTTATTGGCGAGCGCTATCCCACAGACCAATTCTACATGCGAAATCCTGAAGAGCTCTTCTCCAAACCGAACTGCGAACTGCAGGTTGATCTCACCAACGAACTTGTCTTAGAAGGCCATGTTCAATGCGCTGCCTTTGAACTCCCCATCAAGCCCGACGATGATCAGATCTACTTTGGTCCCCAGCTATCTGAATTCGCATCCACCCGCCTTGTCCGTGATGCAATGGGGTTTTACCATTGTCATGAGAGGTTCAGACCCCAGCCGTCACGTTGCGTCCCCATTCGCGACACAGAAGACCAGCACTTTGCCGTCATTGACACAACGAACGCTCGGAATGTGGTTctcgaagaggttgaagcCTCCCGCGCTTTCTTCACCCTTTACGAAGGTGGCATCTTCCTTCACCAAGGCCAAACATATCTCGTCAAAGAACTAAACCCTGACCGCTTCTTTGCTCGTGTTGTCTGCGTCACGGTCGATTGGAATACTATGCAGCGCGACTTCACAGACATCGACCCTGTTGAGACAGAGCACATGCGTCTCATtacctcatcctccccaaccaAAGCCACAAAAATAACAGACTCCTCAAGCACCCGCTCACTGGAacgagaaaaagaaagggcGATTCGCGCTTTCTTCGGCCCCATTCGCATCCACGCCATCGTCTAcggcttcttcaagatcGACAAACGCGGGCGCGTCCTTGACGCTGTTGCCGTTGACAACCCGCCCATCACAATCATGACGAAAGGGATGTGGCTCGATGTTCCCAAGGTTGCGCTTGATATACTCGAATCCAGACGCCTGaatattgctgctgcgatTCATGCAGCTGAACATGCAATCTTATCTCTCCTGCCGAGTTTTGTCATCTCGAGTCCGGGTGATGTTAGGACGGAGTGTAAGGTTGCGAAGAAGGAATTGGGCAAGGATTTGCAGAAAGTTGTGAGGAGGGGTGGTGGCGTTGGTGACCAAGACAATATCCCCGTGCTGAAGCCCCCACACCGCCAACGACCCGCACGATTGACATTTTACGATGCGAAGGGAGGCTCATGCGGTTCCGGCATTGCACGAAAGGCATTCGAGTTCATTGACTCGCTCCTGAAGCGTGCTGTCGCGCGGATAGAGGCTTGTGCCTGCGTTACACCGAAGGGCTGCCTGGAGTGTGTGTGCGATGAGCGATGTAAGGAGATGAACTCGGTTATGAGTAAGGCTGGGGCGGGTGTAGTATTGAGATGTTTGCTGGGAtgggaggttgatgttgaagcgTTGCCTTGGGGGGAAATTGATCAGGATGATGGTGGGGAAATGGGAGAGTTAGCCGGGGGTTTGGAGACGGTTGTTTTGGCGAGGGAAGTTCCCTATCGAGGGTCTGAGTGA
- a CDS encoding uncharacterized protein (transcript_id=CADANIAT00007107) encodes MAHSFNLPQTSMTGYIQEPPPPLSAYSILGQNQYPESVALWHSPSAQQPQQSQSQSQIPAVPLTPATSRTPSLLQPLPDQKKHKRTRSGCFTCRSRRIKCDETRPVCERCRKGNRECVYPSSTTGPASKPAPRSVAKAKASRPQSRGSDSSGPVSVDAEEARNFDLTPIADEEDEGSPGSSTQQSPKTTETTAPVASKPPLAKKKSAQSLSRRKVVKQQTVTATESLPGRREDSSSPSTEASSRFGSLSTRSDSIGIHFVDNAGDPSTGHLPEDLRFYISYHRDSINYRHYFMHPRSTKFVNQTIIEYALQYEPLLYAVVGFSAYHHCVQTGGGKLYSFLKYYNRALTLLRRSLGSGEPYTEATLATVLVLTTFEEFIGDWVNLVDHHQAAHVLIRELLSPESACSDDVHRHIFEWYARFDIVAGIVSGNEMVLGRDWYIAREEYDTKEAARNPDDIEKQMILLSSISRRFGLELASLYAKLSRGMIEFSDFLTENDKLGQSLEQIKDILSRFATQYVVETFPDQKPLTKDDLVNPYEPGRLHYGPLWEANFYWIDYYSMKAMFKFQFLMATQQGSMNELLALSYEQVRLIETIERWPDKEKGYMFAFKNSATMASMFLPRDDRHLNWSRGIFALMERNGYVIAPKYRAVLAALWQLPEIHHWWLPDGRDYPSIIREVREMTEERTTNPRDNFRESVRDMKAVFGKLNLDETESEASPASVSTDVPQSTGSNQ; translated from the exons ATGGCACATTCCTTCAACTTGCCTCAAACCTCCATGACAGGTTACATCCAagagccgccgccgccactCTCTGCATACTCAATCCTGGGTCAGAACCAGTATCCGGAGAGCGTTGCGCTCTGGCACAGTCCGTCTGcacagcagccgcagcaatCCCAGTCACAGTCGCAGATACCCGCGGTCCCATTAACGCCGGCCACTTCCAGAACACCATCTCTACTCCAACCGCTGCCAGATCAGAAAAAGCACAAACGCACTAGGAGCGGGTGCTTCACATGTCGGTCCCGTCGGATCAAGTGCGACGAAACTCGTCCGGTCTGTGAACGATGTCGAAAGGGTAACCGGGAATGCGTCTATCCTAGTTCAACAACAGGTCCAGCGTCAAAGCCCGCGCCTCGTTCTGTGGCCAAGGCTAaagcttctcggccgcaATCCCGCGGAAGTGATTCATCGGGTCCTGTCAGTGTCGATGCGGAGGAAGCTCGCAACTTCGATCTAACGCCAAttgcggatgaggaagacgaaggaagCCCCGGCTCAAGTACCCAGCAATCACCAAAGACTACCGAGACCACCGCTCCAGTTGCATCGAAGCCCCCGCTGGCTAAAAAGAAGAGTGCCCAGTCGTTATCCCGACGTAAGGTGGTGAAGCAACAGACCGTCACGGCCACAGAGTCCTTGCCCGGTCGGAGGGAGGACAGCAGCTCACCTTCCACTGAGGCATCGTCCAGGTTCGGATCGTTGAGCACACGTTCGGACAGTATTGGAATTCACTTTGTTGATAATGCTGGAGACCCGAGCACGGGCCACTTACCTGAGGATCTTCGGTTCTATATCTCATATCACCGAGATTCCATAAACTACCGACACTACTTCATGCATCCCCGCAGCACTAAATTCGTAAACCAAACTATCATCGAATATGCTTTGCAGTATGAACCTCTGCTTTACGCCGTCGTTGGGTTCTCTGCCTATCATCACTGTGTGCAAACCGGTGGCGGGAAATTATACTCTTTTCTCAAATACTACAACAGGGCTTTGACACTTTTGCGGAGATCTTTAGGCTCTGGTGAGCCATATACTGAAGCGACACTGGCCACAGTGCTCGTGCTCACTACTTTCGAG GAATTTATTGGTGATTGGGTCAATCTGGTTGATCATCATCAGGCCGCCCATGTCCTGATTCGCGAACTCTTGTCGCCTGAGTCAGCTTGTTCAGATGATGTTCATAGACATATCTTCGAGTGGTATGCACGGTTCGATATAGTCGCCGGTATTGTCTCCGGGAATGAAATGGTTCTAGGGCGAGATTGGTACATCGCGCGAGAAGAGTACGACACAAAGGAAGCAGCGAGGAACCCGGACGACATCGAAAAGCAAATGATTCTGCTATCTTCAATTAGTCGTCGCTTTGGTCTAGAGCTGGCGTCGTTATACGCTAAGTTGTCCCGCGGAATGATCGAATTCAGTGATTTTTTGACTGAGAATGACAAACTCGGTCAAAGTCTTGAGCAAATCAAGGACATTTTAAGCCGATTTGCTACACAATATGTCGTCGAAACCTTCCCGGATCAGAAACCCTTGACAAAAGATGACCTTGTTAATCCCTACGAACCTGGGCGTTTACACTACGGCCCACTGTGGGAGGCCAACTTTTACTGGATTGACTATTACTCAATGAAAGCCATGTTCAAGTTCCAGTTCCTCATGGCCACGCAACAGGGATCGATGAATGAATTGCTGGCTTTGTCATACGAACAGGTCCGTTTGATTGAGACGATTGAACGCTGGCCTGACAAGGAAAAGGGCTATATGTTCGCATTCAAGAACAGCGCCACAATGGCAAGCATGTTTCTCCCGCGAGATGATCGGCATCTCAACTGGAGCAGAGGCATCTTTGCTCTCATGGAGCGAAATGG CTACGTGATTGCCCCTAAATACCGAGCTGTTCTTGCCGCCCTCTGGCAGCTACCGGAAATTCATCATTGGTGGCTTCCGGACGGCAGAGATTATCCGTCAATCATCCGTGAGGTGCGCGAAATGACCGAGGAGCGAACAACTAACCCTCGAGATAACTTCCGGGAGAGCGTGCGCGATATGAAAGCCGTATTTGGGAAACTCAACCTTGATGAAACTGAGAGCGAAGCTAGCCCGGCTTCTGTAAGCACGGATGTCCCGCAGTCAACGGGTTCAAATCAGTAG
- a CDS encoding uncharacterized protein (transcript_id=CADANIAT00007108) yields the protein MCASPLCQHKRIRPRRFELQGVEKVTVYNDTDP from the exons ATGTGTGCGAGTCCACTCTGCCAGCATAAAAGAATACGGCCGAGGAGG TTTGAACTTCAGGGTGTAGAGAAGGTCACGGTCTACAATGACACGGATCCATAA